TGCTATGAATCTCAAATTTAGgattattttaaactgaaacatGTCTGGACTTCAAAGCCCAGTCTGCAGAACAAGATCTTACCTCAGTGGGAATTACTACAGTGGCAGTGATACTTGCGATGTACTCAGATACCAGTGTAATGACCACATTATTAAAGTGTTCCTGaagacataaatatttttttttgttttcagtgtaaCAATGTACCACaaataaagcacacaaataaaatttaagtgAGGGATTAAGTTCTGCCTGTCACAGAATGGATGAGTGAGGAACCAGCTTGGATATTGCTGCACTGTACTCCTTATCATGTCCAGATACAGGAGTATAGCAGCAAACAAATACGATTATGCCACTTTCCAAGACGTTTCCATACAGTCACATGTTATGCTAGACCCAAATAAAGAAACCCTTCCAGAACCAGACACGCTGGTGCAGAAACATCTGAACTGGTTTTGGGCACACATATAGGAACTAGATCAGGTATTATACATGATATATGCTATTTCAGAAAAAGGCAACACACACATGAAGatcagcagcattccctgtgcCTGTTTACAAGTGGCTGCAGAGATACTAGAGAACCCTTATGCCACCACAAACTCTTTTCAACTTGGACCCAGCTTCCTGTGCACCCAGAGCATCCCAGCCTGGATGCTCTGCAAAGAATGGTGCTCGCTCCCAGCACAAGGCCTTGGGGAGCTCAAGCTCCCTTGTGAATGCCTGACAAAAGCGCAGTTTTAGAAATTCTTGCCTTTGTCCCCAGTCTTCATCCTACTCCCACTTTCACTGTATTATAATatcaacttcattttttttcctctcctcctttacTAGCTCAAGTAAAGAAACAAGGCTGAATAGAATAATAACAGCTCTTCTGAACCAACTAATGCAGCTAGGGAGAGCTGAACAAGCTCTCAGGTGTACAGCACCACCATCAGGTGCTTGCTCTGACAtttctccctcctgcctgtcccctcaACACAGTACAGTGTCTTCATTCCCCTCACCCTGCTTCActgcttcctccttcctttctcctcaTTCTGGGAGCCCTCTCCTTTATCCTtacctcctccttcctctctctgcaTGATGTGACTAGacaggaaaatacagatttatgtACTCCCTACACGTGCTTCTCATTTTTTCCGATCCATCTTTGGCTGTTGATTTCTCCTTCTTGTAGGTGAGTGTCTCTCagctctcttcctctctctttgacctttcctctgctccttgTAAGGCATTCTCTCCTCTCATGCTGTGAAACATTCATACTGTCTCATACTGTGAAATTATCTCTCTCATGCTCTCTTGACTATATCTCGAGCATGGTCCTCGGTGCTTTCTAAAGGATGCTATTTCACAATAAATACATAAGCACTGCTTCATGCTGCTGTCTTCTCCAACTGCCTAATTGGATATGGTATTTTAAAGTGCTCTTTAGAATATCAAAGATGTCTTAGctattttataattttccttCTCAGCTCTGTTGAAATTTGTACAAAGcaattgtggggtttttttatccaGCTTGAGCTCACCAGCACAAGCAGTGCTGCCCTAGCTTGCACAGCTCGGTTGCTGAGGCAGGGCTAGCTGTGCCTTATTCTCCATTTCCCCTTTAAAACGCTCCATCTTTCTGCATCTCCAGCTCTCACAGTGAGACTGAGCAATCAGGTGACTCGGTGACAGGCTGGTTTGCTGCATTGTGGCATCCTCGGAACAGCTACAGAGGTTTGTACACAGAGCTCCCTGTGCGAGCGCAGAGGGCACGCCGGGCAGCAGCCCGGGCACTCCCGGGTTACGCAGAGCTATCTATGCACGGCCTTTGGTGTGTGCAGCGTCTGCTGCTGGCCCCACAGGTCCGGGGCTGAAGGAGCAGCCTCTCCAGGGAGTACCTGCCTTTAACAGAGCCACTGCTGCCAGACATCTTGAGAGTCCTTCATTATAATTGCTTCGGGGCCTGCACAGATCCGGTGTTGCCTCATTATTGGGACTATTTATTATTGAAACCAGAAATGCTGAGTCATTAAATAGAGGTCATAAAAACATCCTTATTCGCTAAAAGCATTAGCTCATCATTTCTGGTACTACAGAAAGTAGGAAAGACTAGGAATCCTTGtgcctgtgagaaagaaaatgtggaCTGCATCAGAGGCCTGGGAAGATCAGACAAGAGCCCCAAGTCAGTAACCCGTTAGGAAAATCAGGATGCTGGTTAAAGACAGATCTCTAGGCTCAAGATCAATTGCTATTTCTGCATTTGTGTCACTTCGGGTTACCATTTTATCCCAGAATATGTTAATGTCTCTCTCCGGAAATGGACAGAACTAAGAACCTTGCTCACTTTTGTCTGAAGACCATAAGGCACTTCAGAGGCACTAGCCAGCTCACCTAACCACAGAGAGCTGCCGTTACCCCCACCTCCATTTTTACACAGGGAAGCCAGAGGTACGGAGGGGgcatttgtttgctttcaagCCCTGGCTGCAAGAAGAACTGCACTCTCCTGATTTCTCATGCCaaagaaaggcatttttttcctgtgttttttgtgCTGCCGAAGAGTTAATATAGCCAGAGAAAGGATTTTTACTACCCATgcttgaaatttatttttttactattctTCCTCGGGCAGTTTTCTGAATCTGAAGAGATCCTTCTGGGTGGAAAAACACAATTTTCAGAGATTATGTTTCCCTATTTTAATATTGAAGCTGCAGACAAATACTTCCTTTGATAGCTGTGTTTGATTTCCTGCACTGCAGGGATGTCCTGTCAGCGTCCAGATCCAACAACAGGCGCATGGAGGTTACATCCCTCAGCTgatggggggggagggggggtgtttatttgtttttgtcatGGATTTCTTTGGAGGAGTAAATATGAAGGACTCGTACTGCAGGCTCACCAGCCAAGGCGCACTGTGCCACATCGTGTTCCCGGCCGGAGCCAACACTCCAGGCGtttgggcagggcagggggctcCCGACGctcacctgagcacacaccGGCCCGCAGCGGCAGGGTCCGGTTCCCCGGGGGGCGCAGGTCCCTCCCTTGGGGCTCCCCCGCCGCGTTCAGGCTCTGTGCCCCGCCATGGCCCCGGCAGGGCTCGCCGGACCGGCCCCCCCGCCTGCGGGCCGAGGGAAGCGGCTGCAGGCCGGCGGGAGGACGCGGGgccggcgccgcggggcgggggaggCAGTGCGAGGCAGTGCGAGGTAGTGCGGAAAGAGTTAAGGGAAGGTGGCGGGGCAGGCTGGCTGTCGGGAGCGAGCATGTGCAGATTGAAACCGCATCCATACTACGGGCGATTGTCACTGGCACACTTCACCTCCCGCCGGCCGCGGGGCACCCATGGACACCGGTGAGGACACGAGCCGCGGCCGGGCGGGGGAGCCGAGCGGCGGCACCGGGAGCTGCCCGCGGCCGCTGCCCTCAcggccgccccgccggggccgcgcgCGGCCCGCGGCGGCCTCCCCGCGGCGCGGGGGATGCGCTGCCCGGGGCGGAGGGCGGGGATGGCGCCCGGCGCCGTTGGTTTCGCTTTCTGGCGGCGGGAGGGCCGTGCCGCTCCCGACGGGCGGGTGCCGGCCGGAGCGAGACAAAGGCGGGCGGCCGAGCGGCAGCTTCCCCGCCAGCGGCGGGCCCCGCGGGGCCACCGGGCACGGATGTGTCGCCCCCTCTCGGGGAGCGGCGCAGCCCCCGCAGGCCGTCCCCCGCAGCTCCTCGGGGCGGCAGCGCGGTGCGTGTCGAGGGGGTTTTGCTCGGGAGCTCCCGACCCCGGCTGCGAAGTTTTCGGGGCTCAGGGAAAGCAGGGTGGAAGGGTTGTTGAAATCGGAGCTGCTTTTCGCTGaacagtgcctttttttttttttttttttttctttcttccccaagaaaaggagagaaatgtCGCGAAGTATCTTTTTGTATTGATTTCTGTAAAACTTAATTCCAAGCAAGGGCAAATAGCTCTGAATGAACCCAGCGTTTGCAGAGCTGAACTGGGAGGTGGGAACTGGCTCTGGTCCGTTCAGTGACTTTTCTGCAACCTTGTGAATTACTCCTGTGTGTAAAGCCAGAGGTCAGGGATACAGATACTACAGTCAGCTGAAAATgagagttttttcttttctattttttttttttttttttaatttaaattagtcTCAAGATGTTTGCTCTTGTTCCATTTTTGGTATGGAAAAATATTCACAATAGCTGAATTTttgcaaaatggaaaatctgTTTCCTTCTGTTCCCCATTCACTCATTTACTCTAGGGTTTTGCAAATTGTTTCTAGGATACTTAggagcagggatgctggggaggCTGCTCTGTCCTGTTCATCTTAAGCTGGACCGTTACACTGGGACTTCTTAAGAGATCATTTCACATTGCTGGTCCAAAACTACTGGGGATGTACAAACTTGTTAAGCCTCATAATTACACAGCAGATGCAGAAAAACTCTGTTACATGAAATACTTTGTATTGTTCTCTGGCATTGTTTATTTggcagtttttttctgttttctcttatttctgagaaaaaaaaaagcagtccctgcaggagctgttttttttcacaggcagGGTGGTAACAGCTCTGTGTCTGTCAGAGCTGTGTGCACTGGGGATTTGGAAGAAGAACAGATTGCCCAAAGAGGTtcattctgtgttttccagggGCACAAATGCATTAATATATGTACAGCATCGGTTAGAGATGGGGCTAGCTACTGTTTGGTGGTAAATAGGgagtaatgaaaacaaaaattaccaTAAGTTattaggaaacagaaaagaaagacttATTGACATGGAGTCCATAATGCCTGTAGGCACTTTCAACCAGCACTGGGGAAAACTGTGTAGGAAATCCGTAAGGTACTCTTGTGCCTATGACACATCCTAAAGGTCCTTCTTGAATCCCAGCACCTTGTCCCAGTGAGAAGGTTCCATGGAGAAATGTCAGTTTTCCTGTGTTATGTGACAGCAGCTTGCTACTGTGGataaattaagatttttcaCTAAATCTGCGAGTAGGTAGTTCCTCCTTGAGGAATATATGCTCTCGGTGTGTATGTCTGAGAATTTCATACTTCTCTGTTGAGGCTGCCTCTGAAGAACATGGTTGTCTCTGTTTGTAGAAGAGGAAACTGAGGTGCaggaaaatgacatttcagagGTCGTTGTTAGATTGAAACAAGATTTAACTCCAAATCATTTGATTTAACTAGTAGCTGTAGTAGCTTTCTAAACAAAGCTCAGCAAAAGTGCTAGAAGCAGCTGATTCAAACTGAAACATTCTGAGATCCTCTGATCACAGGAATATTGAAAAAAACATGTAGTGTAGTCTGGTGGAAAGGAAATGGAGGGACAAGCAGAAGTTGAGGCAGTATTGCTTGTTACTGCATAACTTCTTGCTGAGGCTCTGGCAGCATGCCTGTAGCCTTGGTCAGTATTGCTGTGCCCACTCTACTGAAGCCTGATGGTGGAGGCAGAAAACAAGCTGCTTCCTTGGAGAGTTCAAACCTTGGAATTCTTATGGCAAGATCCCATGGCAGTTTACAGACGTGGTAAAGGGGTCTAAAACAAGAGGTATGGATAGCACAGGTGTGTAGTTGAGGGTAACCTAGATCTCTGCATCCATATGGAAATGGTACCTGGTAGTGGGGACTCTGCAGTTTTGCTGACAATGTCATAATATTATGTGGTGCCAAACAGTGAAAGGCAAATTTAACCTTGAAGGGAGATGCAGGTTTCTGGATTAGAGTGTAAGGCAGGAAGAGGTTTTTGGATAAGGTGATGGAACTTGACAGTATGTGGAGTCTTTTAAGATATCTTTTTTCAATCTATACTTTATTCAGCATCTTGGAGGTGTTCTAGGGAGTGAAGATGTAGGGATCCCTTTGGCCTTGTAATTTGTGGATCTACTTACTCCCACACGTCAAGAAATGGGGAGAGGAGTTGTTTTCCAGCATTGTAAATGTGCTTTTAATACCTGTCCACTTCGTTAGGACAGTAACTGTCCTTGGATCCGGTGTTTCAGGGCTGCTGGCAGGCGCTTCATTGTGTCCAGGAGGGGTGTTTCTTCTCATGGCATAATTAGTCAGATGAATTTAAGTTTTACCTCCCTTCAAAGCGTTAGAAATAAACTGCAGTTGGGGACTGATCATGCCAGGAAGAAGGTGTGGAGGGGGAAtgagggggaggagaggagactgtgcacccttcctctggagggtggggagggaggagggggggaACCCCCAACTTTTTGCTATCATCACATGCTTTGACGGCAAGTCTTGTTCGTATCCTCAGAATTGTACTTATCACAGAGTCTGGGGCCAGGCTTTGtaggtttctcttttttctgcaGCATGGGATTGGTCACTAAGCATCATCTCTGTGAGACTTGTTTGAAGAGTCCTTTGCAAGTTTTGGAGTTGCCTCACTGGCTGTGGTGTGCTTTCTTGTGCTCCTTGTTCATGGTATGCACATCCAGTCTCCTTAGACTAAAGAACTTCTGTCCTTATTCAAGTTGTTGAGCTGTGTTGCAAGAAACTGcatgaaattttaataaaattatctgCAGGAGATTTGACTAGGTTTTAGGCAAAAGAGTCCTTTCTGTTAAGCTGTCTGACAACAGAAAGAAGTTTTTTCTCATGGAAGATGATTGGAAAGCATCATgaagaagcttttaaaaaggagaaaatatattGAGGAGGCTTAAAGAGTGGTGTTGTGGAGGAGACCTTGTTCTGATGGTGAAATCATAGAAGTAATGGAAAATTTTATGTTGCAAATTGTACCTTAGGATTCTTTGTTTCTAGATCGCCTTCAACAAATACCATGtttaagaaaatgaagttaAGTTGTTgcattgttttgtttcttttttcagtctCAGACAGCCTGCTATTATATGGTAAGAGGAGAGGTAACAACATGGCTAATTAAAGGGCAGCAATGCTTCATTCCTTAGGGCTAATTATTCTCTAGAAAATGGGTCAATTACTTAAATTGTTTGCCAGCAGGAGGTAGGAAAAGCCTTCATTCCCATTCCTCACCATCCTTTTGTAGGAAGCACTTCCTACCTCCACAGCAGTTGCAGTATCTTGTTAAGCTTTCAAGTGCCAGAGCCATGCCCTGCAGATGGGGAAGTGGCACCTGAGCAAACTTATATGTGGTCACTTCTGTCCTGCATGTTCCTGTGTAGATGCAGATGAGGCAGTGTCCAGTGGTGTTCCTGGGTTGTTTCTGGagtgaaagaaatgaaattgaaCAATACAAATGGGAGttctgtttcaaaacaaaatttgcTTGATGTGAAAGGTAAAGTATGGTGTATACCCTTAATTCTTTTGAAAGAAGTTTGATCATCTAGTTAGTTAATGTCTTCCAACATAAAAGGTATTACCTGCTTGTGGCTTGCTTGGTACAGGTTTGTAAATGATCCCTTCTCAGATCTGCTTCCTGTATTTGTTTCAGTATTCTCTGGTAGCTTTCTCACCTGACCATGCTGCTTGCTTTAGCTCTGCAGGCTTAGTACAGACTGGgtgagggagcagagggctggtTAGCCATGTACATCAAAATGAACTGGTCTGCTTTCCACATTTCTGTTATGATATGTGAGGCAGGAATATCCAGATGGTTCCTGGGTTCCTCGGTAAGGTGGCTGTGCAGGCAACTACAAGAAGTCTTGAAAGAAAGCCAGACTGGGCAAAGGCtttggctctgcaggagcagataCCAACATCTCTGCCAATTCAGAACAACACTCTCTTTCTGGTTAGTCAGAGCACTACATTCCTGGCTGTAAATGATACACCCAATAATGTCTGCTGTGAGCCAGAGCTTACGCACCTTGCAGTCCAGCTAAAATGAGTGTAAAAGACTTTGCAGGTGCGTGCTGCTTGTTAACATGTCCTCAGAGGCAAAATAAAAGCTAGACTGCTTTAGAGATTTGTTCGTAGGTATATCTGAATGAGCATACTTATCAGTTACTAGGTCAGAGGTGTCTAATCATTGCATAGAAGAGGGAAGTGTTTTATGTTACCCTTTCTTTTGTTCTGGATTTTTGTTGGTGTCAGTGCACTAGAGCTCACTACAACCTTATTTTGAAACTCCCCCGCCCTCACATGCTTCTGTCAAAGCTGGATTAAATGACTTCCCTACCACAAATGCTGTCTTGCTTTCATTGCATAAGATCCAAGCATCAGTAGTCTCTAGGTGAGTGTTGATAGCATAGCGTGGTGAAGCTGCTGTTTGACTTCTTCCTTGCTGGATCTTTGCTCTCAGGTGTGCCATTTACTGGATGTAGCCTATATGAAGAACTTCAGTACAGCACCTCTCTGTCCTGTTTGCATGATGCTACTGGGAGCATGATGAAGTACTTCTGAAGGGGGGAGCTCAGTCTTTAGTATGGGTAGCTCTAGCATAGTGCTGTGTGTACTGCCAAGTGCCTTCTGGGGATGGGGAGtctattttggttttatttctttcatccaGAATGCATGCACAGATCATGATCCAATTCATTTAGTTCCACCAGCCTAATCTGGACTGAGAAATcttggctggggctgtgtctaTGCAGAGCTCTAGACAGTCATTCCTCTCTGCTTGCAGCAGAGTGTTCCTGATGATAATGGTGTATTTGGCTGTTTCCTCTCCTGCTAACTGACCTAGCAAAGCTGGACTTGCTTAACCCATGGGACACTTCGAGCCAtgtgttttctttgtattttgtgtCAGCAGAGGCTTATGGTAAGGATGCTTCTAGTAAGTTCTAGAAGAagagttatttatttttgtaatttctgttgttttctgtaTAGTTTCCCCTAGTGGTGTGATAGATACCATGtgatttggtttattttgatCCAGCAGTTCTTTCCAAGGCATACCTCACAATTAAACTTTTAATTGGAAATGGACTTGTACAGGAGCTTCAGGATGTAGGGCACAGTTTATAAAAATACTTGAATGTCTTACTAGGGAGAGAAAAGCTGCTGTGAAGGTAATGTAATGATTCCTTAGCAATATTGAGCTTGGCTGCTGTTGCTTTCggttttcctttgctgcttaATACTTTACCATGGAGATGAGATACTTTCCAAACCATCAGCCTCAGCCACTTGAGCTGACAGAGGTTAGCATGTTATTAGGAGTGCCCTGGGCAGCTAAGCCATTTCCTGTGCAGTGGAATACTAAGGTGCATATAGAAAGAAGGCAATTAATTATGCTATATTATGTTGCCTTATAAATTGTGGATGTACAAAAGGTCAACTTCTAGAATCCATGTTCTTCTCTTAGATAGTTACTCCAAGTTGGGGTATGCCGCCTTGTGTGTGGGGCAGTGGGAATAggttttttgttctgtttttttctttccccagctaCGTATCAGGCATAAAAGTGGGAAAGTGTCCCATTGTGATGCGAGAAATATAGTTTCCTTGGTTTGAGAAACAAGGACTGGACAATGTCATGACAATGATGAACATTTGCTACGCTTAAGGGCTATGGCTTAGCAACGTTTGGAGTAATCAAAAGCTGTAAGTGCAAACACCAGCACTTCCACTGCATCTTTCATTTGAGAATCTCTCAGTTCTTAATGAATTTTCAGTGTGTCTCTGTGAGGCTGGTATTATTAGTGTCATTTTGCAGACAAGTAGATAAAGTAAAATGCTTGTATAAGCACATTCAGCaagccaggaaaagcaggaataaaatTCAGGAATACTAATGATTCAACCTGGTTTTGAGCTACtatcttgtatttttttccagaaaagaaagacaTGAGTTTTTGTAGCTTTCCTGCCCCcatccctctcttttttttccccattggaTTAGGCTGCATAAAAGCGAGACATTATTATGCAACATATCTAAGTGTGCATGTGATACTTGAAAAAATGGTAATCAGATAAGTTGCCAGGCAACAGTACCCTGCCTTCAATTACCAAAATGCCAGTGAGTGTGCTTTCATGATATAACACGGGTGCTGTACTTCTTCATAAAGAAAGTGTAGGTGGAGTTTTGTAAGAGTTGCTCCTTTTTAACTCATCTCCTGCTTAATCTGCCATATTGTGAGGTTAGATTTGACCCCAGTTTTAGAGAAAAGTATTCACCAAACCTgaaatcaacaacaacaaagttAGATG
The window above is part of the Vidua macroura isolate BioBank_ID:100142 chromosome 6, ASM2450914v1, whole genome shotgun sequence genome. Proteins encoded here:
- the TMEM229B gene encoding transmembrane protein 229B isoform X1 — protein: MKDSYCRLTSQGALCHIVFPAGANTPGVWAGQGAPDAHLSTHRPAAAGSGSPGGAGPSLGAPPPRSGSVPRHGPGRARRTGPPACGPREAAAGRREDAGPAPRGGGGSARQCEVVRKELREGGGAGWLSGASMCRLKPHPYYGRLSLAHFTSRRPRGTHGHRKAVWLLC